A genome region from Pseudomonas sp. N3-W includes the following:
- a CDS encoding HAMP domain-containing histidine kinase, translating to MNRSPRRNMALLGVVALLLASTLLFLYLKSSSGQTSTYTESRDLIGRMKQLNAQWDTEILKARIAITHNYDPLVLPLIEMTRLWSRFDSMESSHGRDDSLIWSSSHDAYLAAIAEKTRLVEQFKSHNAVLRNSLAFLPTAEDDIQQPLAELVDGDKLQLQNIATDTYDLLLSSMEFAQVTSDDKAAEILVGLNKLAVNKTRLPEQFHEPIDTLSNHIALIVREQPKVNQLLDSIEAIPLSERLDDITGLLNKDQQEVDAVDQRYHFYMLLFSTLLVLLLVYLAIRLMRSFAEVHQVNKALHTVNEELEQRVEERTRELKDTQSELLDTARQAGMAEIATNVLHNVGNVLNSVNISADLVTRKLRASKALGLGKAMQLINDHSHDLGRFLTEDEKGKLLPGYLNQLVEAIALEQQGMSDELAQLTKSVDHIKDIVATQQSYAGANSLMEPVRISELLEDALRMNSGALTRHHVTVVKEYADVPQVMGDKHRLLLILINLISNAKYAMSNLSNRPRQITLGVKIIDDTLLQVSVKDDGEGIPEENMTRIFAHGFTTRKDGHGFGLHSCALAAIEMNGHLTAHSDGPGKGALFTLQIPLKTVAGDA from the coding sequence ATGAACCGTTCCCCCCGTCGCAACATGGCACTGCTCGGCGTCGTCGCCTTGCTCCTGGCCTCCACACTGCTGTTTCTGTACCTCAAGTCCAGCTCCGGCCAGACCTCGACCTACACCGAATCCCGGGACCTGATTGGCCGGATGAAACAGCTCAACGCGCAGTGGGACACCGAGATTCTCAAGGCGCGGATTGCCATCACTCACAACTACGATCCCCTGGTCTTGCCCCTGATCGAAATGACAAGACTGTGGAGTCGCTTCGACAGCATGGAGTCGAGCCACGGCCGCGACGACTCTCTGATCTGGAGCAGCAGCCACGACGCCTATCTGGCCGCCATCGCAGAAAAGACCCGGCTGGTGGAGCAATTCAAATCGCACAACGCGGTGTTGCGCAATTCACTGGCGTTCCTGCCCACGGCCGAAGACGACATTCAACAGCCGCTGGCCGAACTGGTGGACGGCGACAAACTGCAACTGCAGAACATCGCCACCGACACCTATGACTTGCTGCTGAGCAGCATGGAGTTCGCCCAGGTCACGTCGGACGACAAGGCCGCCGAGATTCTGGTGGGCCTGAACAAACTGGCGGTCAACAAAACGCGCCTGCCGGAGCAGTTCCACGAGCCGATCGACACCCTGAGCAACCACATTGCGCTGATCGTGCGCGAGCAACCGAAAGTCAATCAGTTGCTGGACAGCATCGAAGCCATACCGCTGTCCGAACGCCTGGACGACATCACCGGCCTGTTGAACAAGGATCAGCAAGAGGTCGATGCGGTTGACCAGCGCTATCACTTCTACATGTTGTTGTTTTCCACGTTGCTGGTGCTGCTGCTGGTGTACCTGGCCATTCGCCTGATGCGCAGCTTCGCCGAGGTCCATCAGGTCAACAAAGCCCTGCACACCGTCAACGAAGAACTCGAACAGCGCGTCGAAGAACGCACCCGCGAACTCAAGGACACCCAGAGCGAACTGCTCGACACCGCGCGCCAGGCCGGCATGGCCGAGATCGCCACCAATGTGCTGCACAACGTTGGCAACGTGCTCAACAGCGTGAACATTTCCGCTGACCTGGTCACCCGCAAACTGCGCGCCAGCAAAGCCCTGGGCCTGGGCAAAGCCATGCAGTTGATCAACGACCACTCGCACGACCTGGGCCGCTTTCTGACCGAAGACGAGAAAGGCAAGTTGCTGCCCGGCTACCTCAATCAACTGGTGGAGGCCATTGCCCTCGAACAGCAAGGCATGAGCGACGAGCTGGCACAACTGACCAAAAGCGTCGACCACATCAAGGACATCGTCGCCACCCAGCAATCCTATGCCGGCGCCAACAGCCTGATGGAACCGGTGCGCATCAGCGAGCTGCTGGAGGATGCCCTGCGCATGAATTCCGGCGCCCTGACCCGGCACCACGTCACGGTGGTCAAGGAGTACGCCGACGTGCCCCAGGTCATGGGCGACAAACACCGGTTGCTGCTGATCCTGATCAACCTGATCAGCAACGCCAAATACGCGATGTCGAACCTGAGCAACCGTCCGCGCCAGATCACCCTGGGGGTGAAAATCATCGACGACACGCTGCTGCAAGTCAGCGTCAAGGACGACGGCGAGGGCATTCCCGAGGAGAACATGACGCGAATTTTTGCCCACGGTTTCACCACTCGCAAGGACGGCCACGGCTTCGGCCTGCACAGCTGCGCCCTGGCCGCCATCGAGATGAACGGCCACCTCACCGCCCACAGTGACGGGCCCGGAAAAGGCGCTCTTTTCACGTTGCAAATCCCCCTTAAAACCGTCGCAGGTGACGCATGA
- a CDS encoding ATP-binding protein produces MSSPSNRRILLIDDTPSIHDDFRKILNPPTEQQAELDEMEAALFGAEAKSASALFELDSAYGGQEGLGKLTQALQENRPYAMAFVDMRMPDGWDGAQTIEHLWQADQRLQVVVCTAYSDYSWDELLDRLQAHDRLLILKKPFDNIEVQQMANTLLTKWEMTERASVQMDHLGQMVERRTRQFKEASVELQREVDERKQLESQLVQSEKLASLGQLAAGVAHEINNPIGFISSNLGTLDGYFKQLQEMLDAYREAEEAIASGEVIERLGQLRDRVELDFLREDIPLLIKESKDGIGRVGQIVKDLKDFSRVDSSEHWQWANLQQGIESTLNIVASELKYKADVVKQYQELPEIECLASQINQVIMNLIVNASQAIGPERGIITLRTGVEGENVWIEVQDTGSGIEPHSLQKIFDPFFTTKPVGQGTGLGLSLSYGIVKKHRGEISVRSEVGVGSTFRVELPVRQTAPTAG; encoded by the coding sequence ATGAGCAGCCCTTCCAACCGACGGATTCTGTTGATCGACGACACACCGTCGATCCATGACGACTTCCGCAAGATCCTCAACCCGCCCACTGAGCAGCAAGCGGAACTGGACGAAATGGAGGCCGCCCTGTTCGGTGCCGAAGCGAAATCGGCCAGTGCCCTGTTCGAACTGGACTCGGCCTATGGCGGCCAGGAAGGCCTGGGCAAACTGACCCAGGCGTTGCAGGAAAATCGCCCCTACGCCATGGCCTTCGTCGACATGCGCATGCCGGATGGCTGGGACGGCGCGCAAACCATCGAACATTTGTGGCAGGCGGACCAGCGCCTGCAGGTGGTGGTGTGCACCGCCTATTCCGACTATTCATGGGACGAACTGCTGGATCGTTTGCAGGCCCATGACCGGCTACTGATCCTGAAAAAACCGTTCGACAACATTGAAGTCCAGCAAATGGCCAACACCCTGCTGACCAAATGGGAAATGACAGAACGGGCCAGCGTCCAGATGGATCATCTGGGGCAGATGGTCGAACGCCGGACCCGGCAGTTCAAGGAAGCCAGCGTCGAGTTGCAACGGGAAGTCGACGAACGCAAACAGCTCGAATCGCAACTGGTGCAATCGGAAAAACTCGCCTCACTGGGGCAACTGGCCGCCGGTGTCGCCCACGAAATCAACAACCCCATCGGCTTCATTTCCTCCAACCTCGGCACACTGGACGGCTACTTCAAGCAACTGCAGGAAATGCTCGATGCCTATCGAGAGGCCGAAGAGGCCATTGCGTCGGGCGAGGTCATTGAACGTCTGGGCCAATTACGCGATCGGGTCGAACTGGACTTCCTGCGCGAGGACATTCCGCTGCTGATCAAGGAGTCCAAGGACGGCATTGGCCGGGTCGGGCAGATCGTCAAGGATCTGAAAGACTTCTCCCGGGTGGATTCCAGCGAGCATTGGCAGTGGGCCAATCTGCAACAGGGCATCGAATCGACCCTGAACATTGTCGCCAGCGAGCTCAAGTACAAGGCCGACGTGGTGAAGCAGTATCAGGAGTTGCCCGAAATCGAGTGCCTGGCGTCGCAAATCAATCAGGTGATCATGAACCTGATCGTCAACGCATCCCAGGCGATAGGACCGGAACGCGGCATCATCACCTTGCGCACAGGCGTTGAGGGCGAAAACGTGTGGATTGAAGTGCAGGACACCGGCTCCGGTATCGAGCCTCACAGCCTGCAGAAAATCTTCGACCCCTTCTTCACCACCAAGCCGGTGGGCCAAGGGACGGGGCTGGGATTGTCGCTGTCGTACGGCATCGTGAAGAAACACCGAGGAGAGATTTCGGTACGCAGCGAAGTGGGCGTGGGCAGCACATTCCGGGTTGAACTGCCGGTGCGCCAGACCGCCCCGACAGCAGGCTGA
- a CDS encoding APC family permease produces the protein MARLQRTLSLGSVVLFGIAYMTPIIVLGTFGILAQSTAGMVPAAYLAALVAMFFTAMSYGRMASAFPVAGSAYSYVRKAISPKLGFIAGWAVLLDYLFLPMAIWLIGAAYLNSAFPAVPQWIWVLAFIGITSAINIVGLKLANGINALLMLVQFLVLIAFVVLCVHYIGGDASTPLWTVKPFFNGDMQMPLIMSGAAIACYSFLGFDAVSTLTEETRDPRRTIPRAIMLITLIGGLIFVGVSYFVQIAHPSFQFDNVDSAAYEIARNIGGDLFVSIFLIGLIVGQFASGLSAQASGSRLLFAMGRDGVLPTSFFGTLHERFGTPVNSILLCAVVALLALKLDVTTSTSFINFGAFLAFSLVNLSVIFHYWIGGKARGARAFVLFLLFPFIGLVADLWLMVSLDHLAIYLGLSWLAIGVVYLAVLTGGFRRQPPEMDFQEAT, from the coding sequence ATGGCTCGTTTGCAACGGACCCTGTCATTGGGGTCGGTGGTGCTGTTTGGCATCGCCTATATGACGCCGATCATTGTGCTCGGCACCTTTGGCATCCTCGCTCAATCCACCGCCGGCATGGTCCCGGCGGCTTATCTGGCGGCCCTGGTGGCGATGTTTTTCACCGCCATGAGTTACGGCCGCATGGCTTCGGCGTTCCCGGTTGCCGGTTCGGCCTACAGCTATGTGCGCAAGGCCATCAGCCCCAAACTCGGCTTTATCGCCGGTTGGGCGGTGTTGCTCGATTATCTGTTCCTGCCCATGGCGATCTGGCTGATCGGTGCCGCTTACCTCAACTCGGCCTTCCCGGCGGTGCCGCAGTGGATCTGGGTGCTGGCGTTCATCGGCATCACCAGTGCCATCAACATCGTCGGCCTGAAACTGGCCAATGGCATCAACGCCTTGCTGATGCTGGTGCAGTTCCTGGTGCTGATCGCCTTCGTCGTGCTGTGCGTTCATTACATTGGCGGTGATGCGAGCACGCCCTTGTGGACGGTCAAACCGTTCTTCAACGGCGACATGCAAATGCCGCTGATCATGAGCGGCGCGGCCATTGCCTGTTATTCGTTCCTGGGCTTTGACGCGGTCAGCACCCTGACCGAAGAAACCCGCGACCCACGCCGCACCATCCCGCGGGCGATCATGTTGATCACCCTGATCGGCGGGCTGATTTTCGTCGGTGTGTCGTACTTCGTGCAGATCGCCCACCCCTCGTTCCAGTTCGATAACGTCGATTCGGCAGCCTATGAAATTGCCCGCAACATCGGCGGCGACCTGTTTGTCTCGATCTTCCTGATCGGCTTGATTGTCGGCCAGTTCGCCTCGGGGTTGTCGGCACAGGCCAGTGGCTCGCGTTTGCTGTTCGCCATGGGCCGCGACGGTGTGTTGCCAACGTCGTTCTTCGGCACCTTGCATGAGCGTTTCGGCACGCCGGTCAACAGCATCCTGCTGTGCGCGGTGGTGGCGTTGCTGGCGCTGAAACTGGACGTCACCACCTCGACCTCGTTCATCAACTTCGGCGCGTTCCTGGCGTTCAGCCTGGTGAACCTGTCGGTGATCTTTCATTACTGGATTGGCGGAAAAGCGCGTGGGGCACGGGCGTTTGTGCTGTTCCTGCTGTTTCCGTTCATCGGGCTGGTCGCGGATCTGTGGCTGATGGTCAGCCTTGATCATCTGGCTATTTACCTGGGCCTCAGCTGGCTGGCGATTGGCGTGGTGTACCTGGCGGTGCTGACCGGTGGTTTCCGTCGGCAGCCGCCGGAAATGGATTTTCAAGAGGCCACCTGA
- a CDS encoding carbon-nitrogen hydrolase family protein, translating into MKVEFAQLAGRDNDTAYNLRRALTAIAACAADTQLILFPESHLMGFPSAETVAGIAEPLDGPTVSAVIAAARERNIAVVIGTAENDNGRFYNTTLLITPEGIALKYRKTHLWASDRGVYEAGDRYATALWNGVRVGLLICYDIEFPETARALAQLGAELLLVTNGNMDPYGPTHRTAIMARAQENQAFALMVNRVGAGDGGLLFAGGSALVDPLGTLLFEAGRDEGQFAVELDLNQLAAARQDYRYLDDQRLKLPGTIVEHADGLRELLIPSN; encoded by the coding sequence ATGAAAGTCGAATTCGCCCAATTGGCGGGCCGTGACAACGACACGGCTTACAACCTGCGACGTGCCCTGACGGCCATCGCCGCGTGCGCTGCCGATACGCAGCTGATCCTGTTTCCAGAATCGCACCTGATGGGGTTTCCCTCGGCCGAAACCGTGGCCGGGATTGCCGAGCCGCTGGACGGGCCGACGGTCAGTGCGGTTATCGCGGCGGCCCGTGAACGCAATATCGCCGTGGTCATCGGTACGGCCGAGAACGACAACGGCCGTTTCTACAACACCACGCTGTTGATCACCCCTGAAGGCATCGCCCTGAAATACCGCAAGACCCACCTGTGGGCGTCGGATCGCGGCGTGTACGAGGCGGGCGACCGCTATGCCACTGCGCTGTGGAACGGTGTGCGGGTCGGGTTGCTGATTTGCTACGACATCGAATTCCCCGAAACCGCCCGCGCCCTGGCGCAACTGGGGGCTGAGTTGCTGCTGGTGACCAACGGCAACATGGACCCGTATGGCCCGACCCACCGCACCGCGATCATGGCCCGTGCCCAGGAGAATCAGGCGTTTGCGCTGATGGTCAACCGGGTCGGGGCGGGCGATGGCGGGCTGTTGTTCGCCGGCGGCAGTGCGCTGGTGGATCCGCTGGGGACGTTGTTGTTCGAGGCCGGGCGCGATGAGGGGCAGTTTGCGGTTGAACTGGATCTGAATCAGCTGGCGGCGGCGCGCCAGGATTATCGGTATCTGGATGACCAGCGGCTGAAGTTGCCGGGGACGATTGTCGAGCATGCTGATGGGCTTCGGGAGTTGCTGATTCCTTCGAACTGA
- a CDS encoding LuxR C-terminal-related transcriptional regulator, protein MTLSLDDITWHRSVGQLIDALDKPNFWAQLVRLLDQYVSFDSWVALLFSADRHPQVFAECPGIDGSPDQLFQDYLRGLYLLDPFYIACREQSHTGLYRLSEVAPEHFELTEYYQRYFRLNVVADEIQFNCQLEGDRTLCLSLGSKQRFSGQQIAFLSLIQPWVLGLLRQRLPYEINETVALAPPPPQADWRVQLETSVQQLKGAQLTARELDVGRLMLSGCSSKEIARKLQISVETVKVHKKHMYSKLGIKSQSELFSIFLQAQSA, encoded by the coding sequence ATGACACTTTCGCTGGATGACATCACCTGGCACCGCTCGGTCGGGCAACTGATCGACGCGCTGGACAAGCCCAATTTCTGGGCACAGCTGGTGCGTTTGCTGGATCAGTACGTGAGCTTCGACAGTTGGGTAGCGCTGCTTTTCAGCGCCGACCGCCACCCGCAAGTCTTCGCCGAATGCCCTGGCATCGACGGCAGCCCGGACCAGTTATTTCAGGATTACCTGCGCGGTCTTTACCTGCTGGACCCGTTCTACATCGCCTGCCGCGAACAGTCGCACACCGGCCTGTATCGCCTGTCGGAAGTCGCGCCGGAACACTTTGAGCTCACCGAGTATTACCAGCGCTACTTTCGTCTGAATGTGGTGGCCGACGAAATCCAGTTCAATTGTCAGCTCGAAGGCGACCGCACGCTGTGCCTGTCACTGGGCAGCAAACAGCGTTTCAGTGGTCAGCAGATTGCCTTTTTGTCGTTGATCCAGCCGTGGGTACTGGGCCTGTTGCGCCAGCGCCTGCCCTATGAGATCAACGAAACCGTGGCGCTGGCCCCGCCACCGCCGCAGGCCGACTGGCGGGTGCAACTGGAAACGTCGGTGCAGCAACTCAAAGGTGCGCAGCTGACCGCTCGGGAACTGGACGTCGGGCGTTTGATGCTCAGCGGTTGCTCCAGCAAAGAAATCGCCCGTAAGCTGCAAATCTCTGTAGAGACCGTGAAAGTCCATAAGAAACACATGTACAGCAAGCTGGGGATCAAGTCCCAGTCCGAGCTGTTTTCGATATTTCTTCAGGCGCAGAGTGCCTGA
- a CDS encoding FMN-binding glutamate synthase family protein, protein MSLSLLSRYAFFAACVIFTLASLPFLQHDWLWPITAVTGVLSLLGIFDMLQSPHAVRRNYPILGNIRYLVEGIRPEIRQYLLESDSDALPFSRAQRSLVYSRAKNESADKPFGTLIDVYQSGFEFIGHSMRPAPLTDPSSFRVIVGGPQCTQPYSASVFNISAMSFGSLSANAIRALNQGAKLGNFAHDTGEGSISPYHRENGGDLTWELGSGYFGCRTADGRFDPERFAAQAQTPQVRMIEIKMSQGAKPGHGGILPKHKVTQEIADTRGIMMGEDCISPSRHSAFSTPIEMMHFIQQLRELSGGKPVGFKFCLGHPWEFMGIAKAMLETGILPDFIVVDGKEGGTGAAPVEFTDHIGVPMREGLLFVHNTLVGLNLRDKIKLGASGKIVSAFDIASVLAIGADWANSARGFMFAIGCIQSQSCHTNKCPTGVATQDNLRQRALVVPDKAQRVFNFHRNTLKALAEMLAAAGLEHPSQLSAKHLVRRMSATEIKLFSQLHVFLKPGELLTGEVNGEFYSRMWQMARADSFEANEVAAA, encoded by the coding sequence ATGAGCCTGTCACTCCTGAGCCGCTACGCCTTCTTTGCCGCTTGCGTGATCTTCACCCTCGCCAGCCTGCCATTCCTGCAACACGACTGGCTCTGGCCAATCACCGCCGTGACCGGCGTGCTCAGCCTGCTGGGCATTTTCGACATGCTGCAAAGCCCTCACGCGGTGCGCCGCAACTACCCGATCCTGGGCAATATTCGCTACCTGGTAGAAGGCATTCGCCCGGAAATCCGCCAGTACCTGCTCGAATCCGACAGCGACGCCCTGCCCTTTTCCCGGGCCCAGCGTTCGCTGGTCTATTCTCGCGCCAAGAATGAAAGCGCCGACAAACCGTTCGGCACGCTGATCGATGTCTATCAGTCGGGCTTTGAGTTCATCGGCCATTCCATGCGCCCGGCGCCCCTGACCGACCCAAGCAGCTTCCGGGTGATCGTCGGCGGCCCACAGTGCACCCAGCCGTACTCGGCGTCAGTGTTCAACATCTCGGCCATGAGCTTCGGCTCGCTGAGCGCCAACGCCATCCGCGCCTTGAACCAGGGCGCCAAGCTTGGCAACTTCGCCCACGACACCGGCGAAGGCAGCATCAGCCCCTACCACCGGGAAAATGGCGGCGACCTGACCTGGGAACTGGGCAGCGGCTACTTCGGCTGCCGCACCGCGGACGGCCGTTTCGACCCGGAGCGCTTCGCCGCCCAGGCACAGACGCCGCAAGTGCGGATGATCGAAATCAAGATGAGCCAAGGCGCCAAACCGGGCCACGGCGGCATCTTGCCCAAGCACAAGGTGACCCAGGAAATCGCCGACACTCGCGGCATCATGATGGGCGAGGACTGCATCTCGCCGTCACGCCACAGCGCGTTTTCCACACCCATTGAAATGATGCACTTCATCCAGCAACTGCGAGAGTTGTCCGGCGGCAAACCGGTGGGCTTCAAGTTCTGCCTTGGTCATCCGTGGGAATTCATGGGCATCGCCAAGGCCATGCTGGAAACCGGCATCCTGCCGGACTTCATCGTCGTCGATGGCAAGGAAGGCGGCACCGGCGCCGCTCCCGTGGAGTTTACCGATCACATCGGCGTACCAATGCGCGAAGGACTGCTGTTCGTGCACAACACGCTGGTGGGCCTGAACCTGCGGGACAAGATCAAGCTTGGCGCCAGCGGCAAGATTGTCAGCGCCTTCGACATCGCCAGCGTCCTGGCCATTGGCGCCGACTGGGCCAACTCCGCGCGCGGCTTCATGTTCGCCATCGGCTGCATCCAGTCGCAAAGCTGCCACACCAACAAATGCCCGACCGGCGTCGCCACCCAGGACAACTTGCGCCAGCGTGCACTGGTGGTGCCGGACAAGGCTCAACGCGTGTTCAACTTCCACCGCAACACCCTCAAGGCTCTGGCGGAAATGCTCGCCGCTGCCGGGCTGGAACATCCTTCGCAGTTGTCGGCCAAGCACCTGGTACGGCGCATGTCAGCCACCGAGATCAAGCTGTTCTCGCAGCTGCATGTGTTTCTGAAACCGGGGGAGTTGCTCACTGGCGAAGTGAATGGCGAGTTCTATTCGCGGATGTGGCAAATGGCGCGGGCGGATAGTTTTGAGGCGAATGAGGTGGCAGCAGCGTAA
- a CDS encoding glycosyltransferase family 39 protein has product MKGSFVFRRSGLEITGWMLITLLATAVRLHNISVPYFWTDEAYSALVSVLSPQAIWFHMGHEVHPPGYFLLLHLWITVFGDGVLAIRSMSAVAGIITVVLSMWFMRLISTSRTAMLAGLLIALLPISVRYSQEARMYTLETVWLLGATIALVYWLMSLRSRYLLAYGLLMSAALYTHYLAILCALSHFLYLVILRFQRDKTLHYLSRPGLWMTYVAISILYIPWLISLVSEVFLHTEQLKAGGDIFWIPAMTLNTVPSSIWRFLTVRDNQELPVALYLALPTLVLLATVWVALKENGRLKSGLLLLIYTFFPLVAIALISFKFPMFIERYMAFAAMGIPMVLALAIVRVARRHFILAVMCVCVLLGIQCVGLNTVYQQGDDLDDPRNEASHPLDDMVARVNESAIAGDGLVVDGGYWWLTVVYYSRTGIYPLLYDPSTDGSTDNRPNGYGASTLMYQDRDKVFLEDLRQLPANIKRLWWITATAQADDKNLFPDNWQCLFAEDAGDMELRLYVIGRAQKDADHGGASPCKS; this is encoded by the coding sequence ATGAAGGGCTCGTTTGTTTTTCGGCGCTCGGGACTGGAAATTACCGGCTGGATGTTGATTACGCTGCTGGCAACCGCTGTGCGCTTGCACAATATCAGCGTCCCTTATTTCTGGACCGATGAAGCCTATTCAGCATTGGTGAGCGTTCTCTCGCCGCAAGCTATCTGGTTTCACATGGGCCACGAGGTTCATCCACCCGGTTATTTTTTACTGCTGCATCTATGGATCACCGTTTTTGGCGACGGGGTGTTGGCTATACGTTCAATGAGCGCAGTGGCGGGGATCATAACGGTCGTCCTGAGCATGTGGTTCATGCGACTGATCAGTACATCAAGAACCGCAATGCTGGCCGGGCTGTTGATCGCGCTATTGCCGATATCCGTGCGATACAGTCAAGAAGCACGTATGTACACCCTGGAAACCGTCTGGTTGCTGGGTGCAACTATCGCTCTGGTTTATTGGTTGATGAGCCTGCGCAGCCGATACCTGCTGGCGTATGGGTTATTGATGTCTGCCGCGCTGTACACACACTACCTCGCTATTTTATGTGCGCTGTCGCATTTCCTGTATCTGGTGATTTTGCGGTTTCAACGGGACAAGACATTGCACTACCTGTCGCGTCCAGGGCTATGGATGACGTATGTAGCGATATCCATTCTTTATATTCCCTGGTTGATCAGCCTGGTCAGTGAAGTTTTTCTGCATACGGAGCAATTGAAGGCCGGCGGCGATATTTTCTGGATTCCGGCGATGACCCTGAATACCGTGCCTTCTTCGATCTGGCGGTTTTTAACCGTACGCGACAACCAGGAGTTGCCGGTCGCGCTTTATCTGGCGCTCCCCACGCTAGTGCTGCTGGCGACGGTCTGGGTGGCGCTCAAGGAAAACGGCCGATTGAAGTCAGGGTTGTTACTGTTGATCTACACGTTTTTCCCGCTAGTGGCGATTGCCTTGATCTCCTTCAAGTTCCCGATGTTTATCGAGCGCTACATGGCCTTTGCCGCGATGGGGATACCCATGGTGTTGGCGCTGGCCATTGTGAGAGTGGCGCGTCGACACTTTATTCTGGCGGTCATGTGCGTGTGTGTGTTGCTGGGTATTCAGTGCGTCGGTTTAAACACTGTTTATCAACAGGGCGACGATCTGGATGACCCGCGCAACGAGGCGAGCCATCCGCTGGATGACATGGTGGCTCGTGTCAACGAGAGCGCCATTGCCGGCGATGGTCTTGTCGTGGATGGCGGTTATTGGTGGTTAACCGTGGTGTATTACAGTCGCACCGGCATTTACCCCTTGTTGTATGACCCCTCTACGGATGGCAGCACCGATAACCGACCCAATGGTTATGGTGCTTCTACCTTGATGTACCAGGACCGCGACAAGGTCTTTCTCGAAGACCTCAGGCAATTACCCGCGAATATAAAACGGCTATGGTGGATAACCGCAACGGCCCAGGCGGATGATAAGAATCTGTTTCCAGATAACTGGCAGTGTTTGTTTGCCGAGGATGCCGGGGATATGGAGTTGCGACTTTATGTGATTGGTCGGGCGCAAAAGGATGCTGACCATGGAGGCGCGAGCCCATGTAAATCTTGA
- a CDS encoding GtrA family protein: MKALWKGFSSYAVVGVANTLIHWQIFFVLTVGVEFSQAASNFAAFCVAASFSFYVNSLYTFDAKVSIFGYLMFIGVMGAMSYGFGRVADAWRIQGLITVTAFSLLSLMTGFFFSKFFVFRGREP, encoded by the coding sequence ATGAAAGCGTTGTGGAAAGGGTTTTCCAGTTACGCCGTTGTTGGGGTGGCCAATACGCTGATCCACTGGCAGATCTTTTTCGTGCTGACGGTAGGCGTCGAATTCAGCCAGGCAGCCAGTAACTTTGCAGCGTTTTGTGTGGCCGCGTCGTTCTCTTTTTATGTCAATTCGCTGTACACCTTCGATGCCAAGGTCTCGATTTTTGGCTACCTGATGTTCATTGGCGTGATGGGCGCCATGAGTTATGGCTTTGGCCGTGTCGCGGATGCATGGCGGATCCAGGGGTTGATAACGGTGACGGCGTTTTCACTGTTGAGCCTGATGACCGGATTCTTTTTTTCGAAGTTCTTCGTGTTTCGCGGGCGTGAACCATGA